The Acetomicrobium flavidum genome window below encodes:
- a CDS encoding TAXI family TRAP transporter solute-binding subunit — protein sequence MKKKGYWLVFLVLTLCLLTSPAMAQKHYLNMGSTSSTSGVYAWCVATANVINKSQNDIQVTVIESGAALDNLRKIKAGVFDFALCVDLPSAFQMVRGMDTFQKEKWEDVRWLFTRNITADRLYVRKDSGVTTFKELKGKKFCPGIPGSASADYIFKFNDLLKADIKLMPAAIGDAVDAMKNGAIIGLSKTSPLDSLDAAMIEVNLTLPITVIGYSEDDVAKIRERYPYMIFLETPKGKIKQLPEVGPIMEECAIVGAVASARLPEELGYKIVKAYVENLEEVASAYPAIKGWDPVADFFKNVPPGGEIYAHAGLIRYAQERGIEVPERFIPPEYKK from the coding sequence TTGAAAAAGAAGGGATATTGGCTCGTTTTCCTCGTCTTAACATTATGTCTTCTGACTTCTCCGGCGATGGCACAAAAACATTATCTGAACATGGGAAGCACGTCATCTACCTCGGGAGTATATGCCTGGTGCGTCGCAACGGCAAACGTGATCAACAAGTCGCAAAACGACATTCAGGTGACGGTCATAGAAAGCGGCGCTGCACTGGACAACTTACGAAAGATCAAAGCAGGGGTGTTCGATTTCGCACTGTGCGTTGATCTGCCTTCTGCCTTTCAAATGGTAAGGGGAATGGACACTTTTCAAAAGGAAAAGTGGGAAGATGTCAGGTGGCTTTTTACACGCAACATCACTGCTGACCGTTTGTACGTTCGAAAGGACTCTGGTGTCACTACCTTTAAAGAATTGAAGGGCAAAAAATTCTGTCCCGGAATCCCTGGTTCCGCTTCGGCCGATTATATTTTTAAATTTAACGATCTGCTGAAAGCAGACATAAAGCTCATGCCTGCCGCTATCGGCGATGCAGTTGACGCCATGAAAAATGGCGCTATAATCGGGCTTTCAAAGACTTCGCCTTTGGACAGTTTGGATGCAGCCATGATCGAAGTTAATTTGACCCTCCCCATAACGGTGATCGGTTATAGCGAAGACGATGTCGCAAAGATTAGAGAGCGTTACCCCTACATGATTTTCCTGGAGACGCCCAAAGGTAAGATTAAACAGTTACCTGAAGTTGGACCCATCATGGAAGAATGTGCCATAGTAGGTGCTGTTGCTTCTGCGAGGTTGCCCGAGGAGCTCGGATATAAAATCGTGAAGGCCTACGTCGAAAACTTGGAAGAAGTGGCATCCGCCTATCCGGCTATTAAGGGTTGGGATCCAGTGGCCGATTTCTTCAAAAACGTTCCTCCAGGCGGTGAAATTTACGCCCATGCTGGTCTGATACGTT